From a region of the Alnus glutinosa chromosome 1, dhAlnGlut1.1, whole genome shotgun sequence genome:
- the LOC133854254 gene encoding serine/threonine-protein kinase MPS1 isoform X1, whose amino-acid sequence MDGEANLPVRPALARNLIRPKNVKPLDTTSSSSSSSPDFLRNVQAAIKRHRPFGPAQSNFLKPRRMLVPQREASRSLDSNVGPMLDAKKSQDVVSLRQGHMANDSIVATKNAATALGETQDDASITPPSISGTITKTFDESFDPFDVQRDQPKFVTGCKDDKAMPLLCGESQNTNGHKKVQLSIGSNAVSQGADDGMATGLEKLSSHMGSLALTEMEWIASNQVEASTVVNQDSKYRSFPNTDSERSGAGITSLLAKRTTAVQDQLHQFRNFLSQPATQSSVVGPSCATTTSVHSTSAPMLNLTTCSSHLHQDSSSHVAVEPLVDININSQCKGQGNMAQLSNPSPKDVGEVLIEQKAIAGKASNSAIDTHVEVKQYDLSKEQLGRVPKESDISENPSLHDNKSTKGKGYAGDVTNVQSQGPLYKNSSSDVKLEPSKSEKQERVTSGKGASAPRKRNYDPDLFFKVKGKLYQRLGKIGSGGSSEVHKVISSDCAIYALKKIKLKGRDYATAYGFCQEIEYLKKLKGKNNIIQLIDFEVTDEALLQEVMNGSMSNKDGRVKDDGYIYMVLEYGEIDLAHMLSQKWKEMDGSNQTIDENWLRFYWQQILHAVSTIHEERIVHSDLKPANFLLVKGSLKLIDFGIAKAIMSDTTNIQRDSQVGTLSYMSPEAFMCNENDANGNIIKCGRPSDIWSLGCILYQMVYGRTPFAEYKTFWAKFKVITDPNHEITYEPVPNPWLLDLMKKCLAWDRNERWRIPQLLQHPFLVPPVPPQLSSSQDQSCKLLQLIAETCAGDQEASILCCQLGQLLKDPVQRIASPLLRSRDEQCKLLSQMSKLCFQLQERLANSEN is encoded by the exons ATGGACGGGGAGGCTAACCTTCCGGTCCGACCTGCGCTGGCGAGGAATCTGATCCGCCCAAAAAACGTGAAGCCACTGGATACGACGTCGTCCTCATCGTCTTCTTCGCCGGACTTCCTCCGCAATGTCCAGGCCGCCATCAAGCGCCACCGCCCttttg GCCCAGCGCAGTCCAATTTTTTAAAGCCTAGGCGGATGTTGGTTCCCCAACGGGAAGCGTCAAGAAGTTTGGATTCTAATGTGGGTCCTATGTTAGATGCCAAGAAGTCTCAAGATGTAGTTTCATTGAGACAGGGTCACATGGCGAATGATTCAATTGTAGCGACTAAGAATGCAGCCACTGCTCTTGGGGAAACTCAAGATGATGCATCAATTACTCCACCTTCCATTTCAGGCACtattaccaaaacctttgacGAGAGCTTTGATCCATTTGATGTGCAGAGAGATCAACCTAAATTCGTTACTGGTTGTAAAGATGACAAAGCAATGCCTTTGTTGTGTGGAGAATCTCAAAACACCAATGGTCATAAAAAGGTCCAGCTTTCCATTGGAAGCAATGCTGTTTCCCAGG GGGCCGATGATGGCATGGCCACTGGATTGGAGAAATTATCATCTCATATGGGTTCACTTGCATTGACAGAAATGGAATGGATTGCGAGCAATCAAGTTGAGGCATCAACCGTTGTTAACCAGGACTCGAAGTACCGGAGCTTTCCTAACACAGACTCCGAAAGGTCTGGTGCTGGGATTACTTCTTTGTTGGCAAAGAGAACCACAGCTGTCCAGGATCAGCTGCACCAGTTTAGAAACTTCTTAAGCCAGCCTGCTACTCAGTCTTCAGTTGTTGGGCCATCATGTGCTACCACAACGTCTGTCCACTCAACTTCAGCACCCATGCTGAATTTAACAACCTGTAGCTCTCATTTGCATCAAGATAGCAGTTCTCACGTGGCAGTAGAGCCTTTGGtagatattaatattaattctCAATGTAAAGGTCAGGGGAATATGGCACAGCTTTCAAATCCTTCACCAAAGGACGTTGGTGAAGTGTTAATTGAACAGAAAGCTATTGCGGGCAAAGCTTCTAACTCTGCTATTGACACCCATGTGGAAGTGAAGCAATATGACCTTTCTAAGGAGCAACTAGGCAGAGTGCCAAAGGAAAGTGACATTTCCGAAAATCCATCTCTTCATGACAATAAGTCAACTAAGGGGAAAGGATATGCTGGTGATGTTACCAATGTGCAATCTCAGGGTCCCTTGTACAAAAACTCATCTTCAGATGTGAAGTTGGAACCTTCTAAATCAGAAAAACAAGAGAGGGTTACAAGTGGGAAAGGTGCATCAGCTCCTCGTAAAAGGAATTATGACCCTGACTTGTTCTTTAAAGTTAAAGGCAAGCTCTATCAGAGGCTTGGAAAGATAGGTAGCGGGGGAAGCAGTGAGGTCCACAAAGTTATTTCATCAGACTGTGCAatctatgcattaaaaaaaatcaagctcAAAGGTCGTGATTATGCCACTGCATATGGGTTCTGTCAAGAAATTGAgtatttaaaaaagttgaaaggGAAGAACAACATTATACAGCTTATTGACTTTGAG GTGACAGATGAGGCTTTGCTCCAGGAAGTCATGAATGGCTCCATGAGTAATAAAGATGGTAGAGTCAAGGATGATGGATATATATACATGGTACTCGAATATGGAGAAATTGATTTGGCACACATGCTATCCCAGAAGTGGAAGGAAATGGATGGCTCCAATCAGACCATAGATGAGAACTGGCTCCGCTTCTACTGGCAG CAAATTCTTCATGCTGTCAGCACTATACATGAGGAACGGATAGTGCACTCAGATTTGAAGCCAGCTAATTTCCTTCTTGTCAAGGGTTCCCTAAAGCTAATTGATTTTGGCATTGCCAAAGCTATAATGAGTGATACCACTAACATCCAAAGGGATTCACAG GTGGGTACACTGAGCTACATGTCTCCAGAGGCATTTATGTGCAATGAAAATGATGCCAATGGAAACATCATAAAGTGTGGCCGGCCATCAGACATCTGGTCCCTTGGCTGCATTCTTTACCAAATGGTATATGGAAGGACTCCCTTTGCAGAGTACAAGACATTTTGGGCCAAGTTCAAAGTTATAACAGATCCAAACCATGAGATTACGTATGAACCAGTTCCTAACCCCTGGCTTCTTGATCTTATGAAGAAGTGTCTCGCATGGGACCGTAACGAAAGGTGGAGGATCCCTCAGCTGCTTCAACACCCTTTTCTTGTTCCCCCAGTTCCGCCTCAGCTATCTTCCTCTCAAGACCAAAGCTGTAAACTGCTCCAACTTATTGCTGAAACTTGCGCGGGTGACCAGGAAGCTTCAATTCTATGCTGTCAGCTTGGACAACTGCTTAAAGACCCAGTTCAGAGAATAGCATCTCCATTATTAAGGTCACGAGACGAACAATGCAAGCTGCTTTCCCAAATGTCAAAACTTTGCTTTCAGCTCCAGGAACGTTTGGCAAACTCAGAGAATTAA
- the LOC133854254 gene encoding serine/threonine-protein kinase MPS1 isoform X2, with amino-acid sequence MDGEANLPVRPALARNLIRPKNVKPLDTTSSSSSSSPDFLRNVQAAIKRHRPFGPAQSNFLKPRRMLVPQREASRSLDSNVGPMLDAKKSQDVVSLRQGHMANDSIVATKNAATALGETQDDASITPPSISGTITKTFDESFDPFDVQRDQPKFVTGCKDDKAMPLLCGESQNTNGHKKVQLSIGSNAVSQEMEWIASNQVEASTVVNQDSKYRSFPNTDSERSGAGITSLLAKRTTAVQDQLHQFRNFLSQPATQSSVVGPSCATTTSVHSTSAPMLNLTTCSSHLHQDSSSHVAVEPLVDININSQCKGQGNMAQLSNPSPKDVGEVLIEQKAIAGKASNSAIDTHVEVKQYDLSKEQLGRVPKESDISENPSLHDNKSTKGKGYAGDVTNVQSQGPLYKNSSSDVKLEPSKSEKQERVTSGKGASAPRKRNYDPDLFFKVKGKLYQRLGKIGSGGSSEVHKVISSDCAIYALKKIKLKGRDYATAYGFCQEIEYLKKLKGKNNIIQLIDFEVTDEALLQEVMNGSMSNKDGRVKDDGYIYMVLEYGEIDLAHMLSQKWKEMDGSNQTIDENWLRFYWQQILHAVSTIHEERIVHSDLKPANFLLVKGSLKLIDFGIAKAIMSDTTNIQRDSQVGTLSYMSPEAFMCNENDANGNIIKCGRPSDIWSLGCILYQMVYGRTPFAEYKTFWAKFKVITDPNHEITYEPVPNPWLLDLMKKCLAWDRNERWRIPQLLQHPFLVPPVPPQLSSSQDQSCKLLQLIAETCAGDQEASILCCQLGQLLKDPVQRIASPLLRSRDEQCKLLSQMSKLCFQLQERLANSEN; translated from the exons ATGGACGGGGAGGCTAACCTTCCGGTCCGACCTGCGCTGGCGAGGAATCTGATCCGCCCAAAAAACGTGAAGCCACTGGATACGACGTCGTCCTCATCGTCTTCTTCGCCGGACTTCCTCCGCAATGTCCAGGCCGCCATCAAGCGCCACCGCCCttttg GCCCAGCGCAGTCCAATTTTTTAAAGCCTAGGCGGATGTTGGTTCCCCAACGGGAAGCGTCAAGAAGTTTGGATTCTAATGTGGGTCCTATGTTAGATGCCAAGAAGTCTCAAGATGTAGTTTCATTGAGACAGGGTCACATGGCGAATGATTCAATTGTAGCGACTAAGAATGCAGCCACTGCTCTTGGGGAAACTCAAGATGATGCATCAATTACTCCACCTTCCATTTCAGGCACtattaccaaaacctttgacGAGAGCTTTGATCCATTTGATGTGCAGAGAGATCAACCTAAATTCGTTACTGGTTGTAAAGATGACAAAGCAATGCCTTTGTTGTGTGGAGAATCTCAAAACACCAATGGTCATAAAAAGGTCCAGCTTTCCATTGGAAGCAATGCTGTTTCCCAGG AAATGGAATGGATTGCGAGCAATCAAGTTGAGGCATCAACCGTTGTTAACCAGGACTCGAAGTACCGGAGCTTTCCTAACACAGACTCCGAAAGGTCTGGTGCTGGGATTACTTCTTTGTTGGCAAAGAGAACCACAGCTGTCCAGGATCAGCTGCACCAGTTTAGAAACTTCTTAAGCCAGCCTGCTACTCAGTCTTCAGTTGTTGGGCCATCATGTGCTACCACAACGTCTGTCCACTCAACTTCAGCACCCATGCTGAATTTAACAACCTGTAGCTCTCATTTGCATCAAGATAGCAGTTCTCACGTGGCAGTAGAGCCTTTGGtagatattaatattaattctCAATGTAAAGGTCAGGGGAATATGGCACAGCTTTCAAATCCTTCACCAAAGGACGTTGGTGAAGTGTTAATTGAACAGAAAGCTATTGCGGGCAAAGCTTCTAACTCTGCTATTGACACCCATGTGGAAGTGAAGCAATATGACCTTTCTAAGGAGCAACTAGGCAGAGTGCCAAAGGAAAGTGACATTTCCGAAAATCCATCTCTTCATGACAATAAGTCAACTAAGGGGAAAGGATATGCTGGTGATGTTACCAATGTGCAATCTCAGGGTCCCTTGTACAAAAACTCATCTTCAGATGTGAAGTTGGAACCTTCTAAATCAGAAAAACAAGAGAGGGTTACAAGTGGGAAAGGTGCATCAGCTCCTCGTAAAAGGAATTATGACCCTGACTTGTTCTTTAAAGTTAAAGGCAAGCTCTATCAGAGGCTTGGAAAGATAGGTAGCGGGGGAAGCAGTGAGGTCCACAAAGTTATTTCATCAGACTGTGCAatctatgcattaaaaaaaatcaagctcAAAGGTCGTGATTATGCCACTGCATATGGGTTCTGTCAAGAAATTGAgtatttaaaaaagttgaaaggGAAGAACAACATTATACAGCTTATTGACTTTGAG GTGACAGATGAGGCTTTGCTCCAGGAAGTCATGAATGGCTCCATGAGTAATAAAGATGGTAGAGTCAAGGATGATGGATATATATACATGGTACTCGAATATGGAGAAATTGATTTGGCACACATGCTATCCCAGAAGTGGAAGGAAATGGATGGCTCCAATCAGACCATAGATGAGAACTGGCTCCGCTTCTACTGGCAG CAAATTCTTCATGCTGTCAGCACTATACATGAGGAACGGATAGTGCACTCAGATTTGAAGCCAGCTAATTTCCTTCTTGTCAAGGGTTCCCTAAAGCTAATTGATTTTGGCATTGCCAAAGCTATAATGAGTGATACCACTAACATCCAAAGGGATTCACAG GTGGGTACACTGAGCTACATGTCTCCAGAGGCATTTATGTGCAATGAAAATGATGCCAATGGAAACATCATAAAGTGTGGCCGGCCATCAGACATCTGGTCCCTTGGCTGCATTCTTTACCAAATGGTATATGGAAGGACTCCCTTTGCAGAGTACAAGACATTTTGGGCCAAGTTCAAAGTTATAACAGATCCAAACCATGAGATTACGTATGAACCAGTTCCTAACCCCTGGCTTCTTGATCTTATGAAGAAGTGTCTCGCATGGGACCGTAACGAAAGGTGGAGGATCCCTCAGCTGCTTCAACACCCTTTTCTTGTTCCCCCAGTTCCGCCTCAGCTATCTTCCTCTCAAGACCAAAGCTGTAAACTGCTCCAACTTATTGCTGAAACTTGCGCGGGTGACCAGGAAGCTTCAATTCTATGCTGTCAGCTTGGACAACTGCTTAAAGACCCAGTTCAGAGAATAGCATCTCCATTATTAAGGTCACGAGACGAACAATGCAAGCTGCTTTCCCAAATGTCAAAACTTTGCTTTCAGCTCCAGGAACGTTTGGCAAACTCAGAGAATTAA